One part of the Truepera radiovictrix DSM 17093 genome encodes these proteins:
- a CDS encoding ABC transporter substrate-binding protein: MSRPSRLLLACALSAATLVPTAGSAQEAPPLNPEVAGEVELWHFWGSPTRRNALRRVLAICQEALPNVRVTEVFKPWGDIWTANIAAVSAGSGMPDVIVSDRPQLPREAAEGIQQSLQALIERDGLSEDAFWPFTWQETLYEGESYGVPFETDVRVMYYNKTLFEQAGLDPEDPPATWAELEAAADALDRVADNGALERLAIDPLRGNGTPGIWVLNNGHQWVQDGRPVVDDPAVAETLEWLKGWVERYGGWRQLSQFQATVGAPPNDYFMSGKVAMIVETAGYSSILNFYRPQIALDNGESVELEWGVAPIPHNEGAESVSDSGGFALSIPTGAENVEPAWELIKCATGPEAQTSWARDTYAIPTRRDAARDPVLMADPNWASYIEAVEAVRPENRTFVPAYANWQQELDRQYERIWSGELEVEAALEEAQRLIDTTLEQNQ; this comes from the coding sequence ATGTCACGTCCGTCTCGGTTGCTGCTCGCTTGCGCGCTGAGCGCGGCGACGCTCGTTCCCACCGCGGGTTCCGCCCAGGAGGCGCCGCCGCTAAACCCGGAGGTCGCCGGCGAGGTCGAGCTGTGGCACTTCTGGGGCTCGCCGACGCGGCGCAACGCGCTGCGCCGGGTGTTGGCCATCTGCCAAGAGGCGCTGCCCAACGTCCGCGTCACCGAGGTCTTTAAACCTTGGGGCGACATCTGGACCGCCAACATCGCCGCCGTCTCAGCCGGTTCGGGGATGCCCGACGTGATCGTCTCCGACCGCCCGCAGCTGCCGCGCGAAGCCGCCGAGGGGATTCAGCAGAGCCTGCAGGCGCTCATCGAGCGCGATGGGCTCTCCGAAGACGCCTTCTGGCCCTTTACCTGGCAGGAGACGCTCTACGAGGGTGAAAGCTACGGCGTCCCCTTCGAGACCGACGTGCGCGTAATGTACTACAACAAAACGCTCTTCGAGCAAGCGGGGCTCGACCCCGAGGACCCGCCGGCCACGTGGGCGGAGCTAGAGGCCGCCGCCGACGCGCTCGACCGCGTCGCCGACAACGGCGCCCTCGAGCGCCTCGCCATCGACCCGCTGCGCGGCAACGGTACGCCCGGTATCTGGGTGCTCAATAACGGCCACCAGTGGGTGCAAGATGGCCGCCCGGTCGTCGACGACCCCGCGGTCGCCGAAACGCTCGAGTGGCTCAAAGGCTGGGTGGAGCGTTACGGCGGTTGGCGGCAGCTGTCGCAGTTTCAAGCGACCGTCGGCGCGCCCCCCAACGACTACTTCATGTCGGGCAAAGTCGCGATGATCGTCGAGACCGCCGGTTACTCGTCGATCCTCAACTTCTACCGCCCGCAGATCGCGCTCGATAACGGCGAGAGCGTGGAGCTCGAGTGGGGCGTCGCGCCGATTCCCCACAACGAGGGTGCGGAATCCGTGTCCGACTCGGGGGGTTTTGCGCTCTCTATCCCGACGGGCGCCGAGAACGTCGAACCGGCGTGGGAGTTGATCAAGTGCGCGACCGGCCCCGAAGCGCAGACCTCCTGGGCGCGCGACACCTACGCCATCCCGACCCGCAGGGACGCCGCGCGCGACCCCGTCCTCATGGCCGACCCCAACTGGGCGTCGTACATCGAGGCGGTCGAGGCGGTGCGCCCGGAAAACCGCACCTTCGTCCCCGCTTACGCCAACTGGCAGCAGGAGCTCGACAGGCAGTACGAACGCATCTGGTCCGGTGAGCTCGAGGTCGAGGCGGCCTTGGAGGAGGCGCAGAGGCTTATCGACACCACCCTCGAGCAGAACCAGTAA
- a CDS encoding carbohydrate ABC transporter permease, with amino-acid sequence MTRAEVSASQRRPRRRSKLARREALVGWLFAAPWLIGFLLFTAGPMLFSLYASFTRYNLIRAPEWVGLRNYETIFLRDPYFWQSLENTFWMVGVRTPVVILSALGIALLLNLNLPGSRFFQTVIYLPTVLSGVAAIFLWQWILSPNGLLNSGLAALGVQGPAWFVDPRWTKPGLVVMGLWWIGTNVLIYLASLRGVPRSLYEAAEIDGASSWAKVRFITLPMLSPTTFFLVITSIIGTFQIFDSAFIIAGSGGRDVALGGPGGSLMFYVLYLYNRAFGRIGAEGLQMGYASALAWILFAIILVITLLQLWLSKRWVHYEAER; translated from the coding sequence ATGACCCGTGCGGAGGTCTCCGCTTCGCAGCGGCGCCCGCGCCGCAGGTCCAAGCTGGCGCGCCGCGAGGCCCTCGTCGGCTGGCTGTTCGCAGCGCCGTGGCTCATCGGCTTCCTGCTCTTTACCGCGGGGCCGATGCTGTTCTCCCTATACGCGAGCTTTACCCGCTACAACCTCATCCGCGCCCCCGAATGGGTGGGGTTGCGCAACTACGAGACGATCTTCTTGCGCGACCCCTACTTCTGGCAGTCTTTGGAGAACACCTTCTGGATGGTCGGGGTCAGAACGCCCGTGGTCATCCTCTCGGCGCTCGGTATCGCCCTCTTGCTCAACCTCAACCTGCCGGGGAGCCGCTTTTTTCAGACGGTCATCTACCTGCCGACCGTGCTCTCGGGCGTCGCCGCCATCTTCCTCTGGCAGTGGATCCTCTCCCCCAACGGCCTCCTCAACAGCGGGCTCGCCGCGCTTGGCGTCCAGGGACCCGCCTGGTTCGTCGACCCGCGCTGGACCAAACCGGGCTTGGTCGTCATGGGCCTCTGGTGGATCGGCACCAACGTGCTCATCTACCTCGCGAGCCTCCGCGGGGTGCCCAGGTCGCTCTACGAGGCCGCCGAGATCGACGGCGCCTCGTCGTGGGCCAAGGTGCGCTTTATCACCCTGCCGATGCTCTCGCCGACGACCTTTTTCCTGGTGATCACGAGCATTATCGGCACCTTTCAGATCTTCGACTCGGCCTTTATCATCGCCGGCAGCGGTGGGCGCGACGTCGCTTTGGGCGGCCCCGGCGGCTCTTTGATGTTCTACGTCCTCTACCTCTACAACCGCGCTTTCGGCCGCATCGGCGCGGAGGGGTTGCAGATGGGCTACGCTTCGGCGCTCGCCTGGATCTTGTTCGCCATCATCCTCGTCATCACCCTCCTCCAGCTCTGGCTCTCTAAGCGCTGGGTGCACTACGAGGCGGAGAGGTAG
- a CDS encoding carbohydrate ABC transporter permease, with amino-acid sequence MALFRPVARRVAAERAHPQPPRLRLSLGRAVAWLLLAGIAFLFLVPLLWMISTSLKTPADLVGNRWIPSEVAWENYRYAFAFGMWVRWTVNTLIITFVGVVGMVLSCALVAYAFARLRWPGRDLMFGLVLATMMLPGVVTLIPQFILFAHLPAFGLQGSSNWVNTFLPLVAPPILAGSSFNIFLLRQFMRGVPMELSESAKIDGASELRIFWSIVLPLSKPALATVAIFTFQGAWQDFLRPLLYLQSERLYTLQLGLRQFEFAAGGAPAWNWMMAASLVVMLPVLIVFLVFQPYFMKGISITGTGDR; translated from the coding sequence ATGGCGCTCTTTCGTCCCGTCGCGCGTCGGGTCGCTGCGGAGCGCGCCCACCCCCAACCCCCTCGGCTCCGCTTGTCACTCGGGCGCGCCGTGGCGTGGCTGCTCCTCGCGGGCATCGCGTTTCTCTTTCTCGTACCGCTCCTGTGGATGATCTCGACGTCGCTCAAGACCCCCGCCGACCTCGTGGGCAACCGCTGGATCCCCAGCGAGGTAGCCTGGGAAAACTACCGCTACGCCTTCGCCTTTGGCATGTGGGTCCGCTGGACGGTCAACACCCTCATCATCACCTTCGTCGGGGTCGTGGGGATGGTGCTCTCGTGCGCGCTCGTCGCCTACGCGTTTGCGCGGCTGCGTTGGCCGGGGCGCGACCTGATGTTCGGCCTCGTGCTGGCGACCATGATGCTCCCCGGCGTGGTCACGCTCATCCCGCAGTTTATCCTCTTCGCGCACCTGCCGGCTTTTGGGCTGCAGGGCTCGAGCAACTGGGTCAACACCTTTTTGCCCCTCGTAGCCCCCCCCATTCTGGCGGGAAGTTCGTTTAACATCTTTTTGCTGCGGCAGTTTATGCGGGGCGTGCCGATGGAGCTCTCCGAAAGCGCCAAGATCGACGGCGCCTCGGAGCTGCGCATCTTCTGGAGCATCGTCTTGCCGCTCAGCAAACCGGCGCTCGCCACGGTCGCTATTTTCACCTTTCAGGGTGCCTGGCAAGACTTTCTGCGGCCCCTGCTCTACCTCCAGAGCGAGCGGCTCTACACCTTGCAGCTCGGCCTTAGGCAGTTCGAGTTCGCCGCGGGCGGGGCGCCCGCGTGGAACTGGATGATGGCGGCGAGCCTGGTCGTGATGCTGCCGGTCTTGATCGTCTTTCTGGTCTTTCAGCCCTACTTCATGAAGGGTATCTCGATCACCGGGACGGGCGACCGGTAG
- a CDS encoding DUF4385 domain-containing protein, producing MAKFDYNQDFKAIDFRKHPERYRIGKGEQGVLLVEPYKSELLPHWRFKTPEVAEASSAKLYEMFEAYLAAGDFPGADMARKFLQMGWTRARRYANHKGGKKYDGPVPRDKKGQSGAHGRTQLPRHEDPVKAAAAAIFYKRYVQAREHPEYKRQRAEHIARFERGR from the coding sequence GTGGCCAAGTTCGACTACAACCAGGACTTTAAGGCGATCGACTTCCGCAAGCACCCGGAGCGCTACCGCATCGGCAAGGGGGAGCAAGGGGTGCTGCTGGTCGAACCGTACAAGAGCGAGCTCCTCCCCCACTGGCGCTTTAAAACGCCGGAGGTCGCGGAAGCCTCATCGGCGAAACTCTACGAGATGTTCGAGGCGTACCTCGCCGCGGGCGACTTTCCGGGCGCCGACATGGCGCGCAAGTTTTTGCAGATGGGTTGGACGCGCGCGCGCCGCTACGCCAACCACAAGGGCGGCAAAAAGTACGACGGTCCGGTACCGCGGGACAAAAAGGGGCAGAGTGGGGCGCACGGACGAACGCAGCTCCCCCGCCACGAAGACCCCGTCAAAGCCGCAGCGGCGGCGATCTTCTACAAGCGCTACGTCCAGGCGAGGGAGCACCCCGAGTACAAACGGCAGCGGGCGGAGCACATCGCCCGCTTTGAAAGAGGGCGCTAG
- a CDS encoding response regulator yields MTAEVGLEHRTDRLVVAVDDEPSVRKLIDLILSAAGFSVLTFERPQDALSELESGLRPDVIVSDVTMPGMDGFAFCRAVRATAELRAVPFLFLTALDERASMRQGMLLGADDYLTKPFVKRELVEAVERRLARFAEIRRPAGGKLRVYGFGSPTVERDAERLEWDSLKALELLFYLLEHPRGVSTFEVAEALWPGKTEAKASSSFHTTLYRLRKVIGGEVVRSANRRYYLQGGLVLEYDVARYRALAAAARRSGALADYARGAELYRADFLLGVDSAWAETTRLTLHTEHLALLVAAAELADRAGDYEAATRFYSATTLHEPYSESAWEALANLWERRGHLAKAAEVRGRFESLMSEL; encoded by the coding sequence ATGACGGCCGAGGTCGGGCTCGAACACCGTACAGATCGTCTGGTCGTCGCCGTCGACGACGAGCCGAGTGTGCGCAAGCTGATCGACCTCATCCTGTCAGCGGCGGGGTTTTCGGTGCTCACCTTTGAGCGTCCCCAGGACGCCCTGAGCGAACTCGAGAGCGGGTTGCGCCCGGACGTTATCGTGTCAGACGTCACCATGCCGGGGATGGACGGTTTCGCCTTCTGCCGGGCGGTGCGCGCTACGGCCGAGCTGCGCGCAGTGCCCTTTTTGTTCCTGACCGCCCTCGATGAACGCGCCTCGATGCGCCAGGGGATGCTGTTGGGGGCAGACGACTACCTTACCAAACCCTTTGTCAAACGCGAGCTCGTCGAGGCCGTCGAGCGGCGCCTCGCGCGCTTCGCCGAGATCCGCCGCCCCGCGGGGGGCAAGCTAAGGGTCTACGGCTTCGGCTCGCCGACCGTCGAGCGGGACGCGGAGCGCCTCGAGTGGGACTCGCTCAAGGCGCTCGAGCTGCTCTTTTACCTTTTGGAGCACCCTCGCGGCGTGTCGACCTTCGAGGTCGCCGAGGCGCTCTGGCCGGGCAAGACGGAGGCGAAAGCGAGCAGCTCGTTTCACACCACCCTCTACCGGTTGCGCAAGGTCATCGGGGGCGAGGTCGTGCGCTCGGCGAACCGCCGCTACTACCTGCAGGGCGGCCTGGTGCTCGAGTACGACGTCGCGCGCTACCGCGCGCTCGCCGCCGCCGCGCGGCGCAGCGGCGCGCTGGCCGACTACGCGCGCGGCGCCGAGCTCTACCGCGCCGACTTCCTTCTGGGCGTCGATTCGGCGTGGGCCGAGACCACGCGCTTGACGCTGCACACCGAGCACCTCGCGCTGCTCGTCGCCGCCGCCGAGCTCGCCGACCGCGCGGGCGACTACGAGGCCGCGACGCGCTTCTACAGCGCCACGACCCTGCACGAACCCTATAGCGAGAGCGCGTGGGAGGCGCTCGCTAACCTCTGGGAGCGGCGCGGCCACCTCGCCAAAGCCGCGGAGGTGCGCGGCCGCTTCGAGAGCCTCATGAGCGAGCTGTGA
- a CDS encoding glycerophosphodiester phosphodiesterase: MYAALLLMTLAVWALLWFPRPLPGVTRAPPLLIGHRGVRGGLPENSVAAFERALEAGLDGLETDVQCALGGEIVLVHDTALPDGRKVAELHPDDLEAAIPTLATLGELFAVARRYPGVLINLELKTQSWRTQGLERRTVHAVRASGLAGQTLISSFNPLSLLRVRLRAPELRVALLYAPDGPRGLRSNASALLWARLLHCDALHPHHSLVTPALVRAAARARVPLNVWTVNVAERVGELVRLNVNGLMADDPEALQDAVGHAGSR, translated from the coding sequence GTGTACGCCGCGCTGCTGCTCATGACCCTCGCGGTGTGGGCGCTTTTGTGGTTTCCCCGCCCCCTCCCCGGGGTCACGCGCGCCCCGCCGCTCCTCATTGGCCACCGCGGTGTGCGCGGCGGCTTGCCGGAAAACAGCGTCGCCGCCTTTGAGCGCGCCCTGGAAGCGGGCTTAGACGGCCTCGAGACCGACGTGCAGTGCGCCTTGGGTGGCGAGATCGTCCTCGTGCACGACACCGCGCTACCGGACGGGCGCAAGGTCGCCGAGCTGCACCCGGATGACCTCGAAGCGGCTATCCCGACGCTCGCGACCTTGGGGGAGCTTTTCGCGGTGGCGCGGCGCTACCCCGGCGTGCTCATCAACCTCGAGCTCAAAACCCAAAGCTGGCGCACGCAGGGGCTCGAGCGGCGCACCGTCCACGCGGTGCGGGCTTCGGGTCTGGCGGGGCAGACGCTGATCTCGAGCTTTAACCCGCTCTCGCTGCTGCGCGTCCGGCTGCGCGCCCCGGAGCTGCGCGTGGCGCTCCTCTACGCGCCGGACGGCCCCAGGGGGTTGCGCTCGAACGCGTCGGCGCTGCTTTGGGCGCGGCTCCTTCACTGCGACGCGCTGCACCCGCACCACAGCCTCGTCACCCCGGCCTTGGTGCGCGCTGCAGCGCGCGCCAGGGTGCCGCTCAACGTCTGGACGGTCAACGTCGCCGAACGCGTCGGGGAGCTTGTGCGGCTTAATGTGAACGGTCTTATGGCAGACGACCCCGAAGCGCTCCAAGATGCTGTAGGTCACGCAGGGAGCCGTTAG
- the purS gene encoding phosphoribosylformylglycinamidine synthase subunit PurS, giving the protein MNDPIQPNPVQPTFRATVRVTLKRAILDPQGRAVEATLKRLGATNVEDVRIGKLIELSLTGERSAVEKQLGELLARVLSNPVMEEATYTLTEVGGEGAPAETPTGA; this is encoded by the coding sequence GTGAACGACCCCATCCAACCGAACCCCGTCCAACCGACCTTTCGCGCCACGGTCCGCGTGACCCTAAAGCGCGCCATTCTAGACCCGCAAGGCCGCGCCGTCGAGGCGACCCTGAAGCGTTTGGGGGCGACCAACGTCGAGGACGTGCGCATCGGCAAACTCATCGAGCTCTCGCTCACAGGCGAGCGCAGCGCCGTCGAAAAGCAGCTGGGTGAGCTGCTCGCGCGCGTGCTCAGCAACCCGGTGATGGAGGAAGCGACCTACACCCTGACCGAAGTCGGTGGTGAGGGCGCGCCCGCAGAGACGCCGACCGGGGCGTAA
- the purC gene encoding phosphoribosylaminoimidazolesuccinocarboxamide synthase codes for MNEVDVQGVRRGALLYEGKAKQVYATEHPERLVVAFKDDATAFNAQKRGVIAGKGEVNSAVSARLFGLLEAAGVPTHFLKTLSPREQLVRAVQIIPLEVVVRRFAAGSFAARYGVAEGEVLEPTVLEWCYKSDALGDPPLNDDTALALKLATPDELRALRRLALKVSEVLGDFFASRGLELIDFKLEFGRAPGGELLLADEISPDTCRLWDRQSGERLDKDRFRRDLGGVEEAYQEVARRVLEDA; via the coding sequence GTGAACGAGGTCGATGTGCAGGGCGTGCGGCGCGGGGCGCTCCTTTACGAGGGCAAAGCCAAACAGGTCTACGCCACCGAGCATCCGGAGCGGCTTGTGGTCGCCTTTAAAGACGACGCCACCGCCTTTAACGCCCAAAAGCGCGGGGTGATCGCCGGCAAGGGGGAGGTCAACAGCGCCGTCTCGGCGCGCCTCTTTGGGCTCCTCGAGGCCGCCGGGGTGCCGACGCACTTTCTTAAAACGCTGAGCCCGCGCGAACAGCTCGTGCGCGCGGTGCAGATCATCCCCCTCGAGGTCGTCGTCCGGCGCTTCGCGGCGGGGTCGTTCGCCGCGCGCTACGGTGTGGCCGAAGGGGAGGTGCTCGAGCCCACCGTGCTCGAGTGGTGCTACAAGTCCGACGCCTTGGGCGACCCACCTTTAAACGACGACACCGCGCTAGCGCTCAAGCTGGCGACGCCCGACGAACTAAGAGCGCTCCGCCGGCTCGCCCTCAAGGTCTCCGAGGTGCTGGGCGACTTTTTCGCGTCACGGGGCCTTGAGCTCATCGACTTCAAGCTCGAGTTCGGCCGCGCCCCGGGCGGTGAGCTGCTGCTTGCCGACGAGATCAGCCCCGACACCTGCCGCTTGTGGGACCGCCAAAGCGGCGAGCGCCTCGACAAGGACCGCTTCCGCCGCGACTTGGGGGGGGTCGAAGAGGCCTACCAAGAGGTGGCGCGGCGCGTTTTGGAGGACGCGTGA
- a CDS encoding DUF3093 family protein, protein MARARYTEELPWPAPARWLLSLIFASFALPPLFSGSSGPLQLATALVSLGFAALVWDMSVLRIRVDDRGLRVGYRFFSETIPHGAILRCGAVRYDPRTWGGYGVRSRTFPPNPPARLYNVPGDGGVAVQLLLADRQLLFSSRNPAAVCAALRVGR, encoded by the coding sequence ATGGCGCGGGCGCGTTACACCGAAGAGCTCCCCTGGCCGGCGCCGGCGCGCTGGCTTTTAAGCCTGATCTTCGCCTCGTTCGCGCTGCCACCGCTATTTAGCGGCTCGAGCGGGCCGCTACAGCTCGCCACCGCACTCGTGTCGTTGGGGTTCGCCGCTCTGGTGTGGGACATGAGCGTGCTGCGCATCCGCGTCGACGACCGTGGTCTCCGGGTCGGCTACCGCTTCTTTTCGGAGACCATCCCCCACGGGGCGATCCTCAGGTGTGGGGCGGTGCGCTACGACCCGCGCACCTGGGGCGGTTACGGGGTGCGGTCGCGCACCTTTCCGCCCAACCCACCCGCGCGGCTCTACAACGTCCCCGGCGACGGCGGCGTCGCGGTGCAACTGCTGCTCGCCGACCGGCAGCTGCTCTTTTCGTCGCGCAACCCGGCGGCCGTGTGCGCGGCGCTTAGGGTGGGGCGGTAG
- the purB gene encoding adenylosuccinate lyase, producing MIERYSTPEMTRLWSEAHRYRVWLEVELAATEAWEALGEIPAGTTQALREAAAARPLDDAFAARVAAIEAETRHDIVAFTRALTERFGDVARFIHYGLTSTDVVDTAQNVILREALALILEDVHALLAALKEKAVAYKHTPCIGRTHGIHAEPTTFGLKFLNFYAALTRDAARLERAREGIAVAMLSGSVGTYAHVPPEVEARVAAALNLTPDPVTNQTVARDRHAELMSALAILGTTIERVALEIRHLQRTEVREAQEGFARGQTGSSSMPHKKNPIATENLTGVARLLRSNLQAALENVALWHERDISHSAPERVLLPDTTTLASYACRRLTRVLRELVVYPEAMARNLDALHGLVYSQRVLHQLLEAGLSRERAYEITQRASLQSWETGEHLRAVLEADPDNPLSPEALASAFDANWYLRFVDTIYARFGL from the coding sequence GTGATCGAGCGTTACAGCACCCCCGAGATGACCCGTCTGTGGAGCGAAGCGCACCGCTACCGGGTGTGGCTCGAGGTCGAACTCGCCGCGACCGAGGCGTGGGAGGCGTTAGGGGAGATCCCCGCGGGCACCACCCAGGCGCTGCGCGAGGCGGCGGCGGCGCGGCCCCTAGACGACGCCTTCGCCGCGCGCGTGGCCGCCATCGAGGCCGAGACGCGCCACGACATCGTGGCCTTTACCCGCGCCCTGACGGAGCGCTTCGGGGACGTCGCGCGTTTTATCCACTACGGGCTCACCAGCACCGACGTGGTGGACACCGCGCAGAACGTGATCTTGCGCGAGGCGCTCGCGCTCATCCTCGAGGACGTTCACGCGCTTTTAGCGGCGCTCAAAGAGAAAGCCGTGGCGTACAAGCACACCCCCTGCATTGGGCGCACGCACGGCATCCACGCCGAGCCGACGACCTTCGGGCTCAAATTCCTCAACTTCTACGCGGCGCTCACGCGCGACGCGGCGCGGCTTGAGCGCGCGCGCGAGGGGATCGCCGTCGCCATGCTCTCGGGGTCGGTCGGCACCTACGCGCACGTGCCGCCCGAGGTCGAGGCGCGGGTCGCCGCCGCCCTTAACCTGACGCCCGACCCCGTGACCAACCAGACGGTCGCGCGCGACCGCCACGCCGAGCTGATGAGCGCGCTCGCGATCCTCGGCACCACCATCGAGCGCGTCGCCCTCGAGATCCGCCACCTCCAGCGCACCGAGGTCCGCGAGGCGCAAGAGGGGTTCGCGCGCGGGCAGACGGGGTCGTCGTCGATGCCGCACAAAAAGAACCCCATCGCCACGGAGAACCTGACGGGCGTCGCGCGGCTTTTGCGGAGCAACCTGCAAGCGGCGCTTGAAAACGTCGCCCTGTGGCACGAGCGCGACATCTCGCACTCGGCGCCCGAGCGCGTGCTGCTGCCCGACACCACCACGCTGGCCTCTTACGCCTGCCGCCGCCTCACGCGCGTGCTGCGCGAGCTGGTCGTCTACCCGGAGGCGATGGCGCGCAACCTGGACGCGCTGCACGGCCTTGTCTACTCGCAGCGGGTCTTGCACCAGCTGCTCGAGGCGGGGCTGTCGCGCGAGCGCGCCTACGAGATCACCCAGCGCGCCTCGCTTCAAAGCTGGGAGACGGGCGAGCACCTGCGGGCGGTCCTGGAGGCTGACCCGGACAACCCGCTCTCACCCGAAGCCTTGGCGAGCGCTTTCGACGCGAACTGGTACCTGCGCTTCGTCGACACCATCTACGCGCGCTTTGGGCTCTGA
- a CDS encoding type II toxin-antitoxin system Phd/YefM family antitoxin, translating to MKTLQLHEVKAHLSKLIEEVLRGEEIIISRHGKPVAKLTGLSAPEKRELGFYPIVFENDLLEPTDDDIIDVFYNT from the coding sequence ATGAAGACGCTTCAGCTCCACGAGGTGAAAGCCCACCTTTCCAAGCTCATCGAGGAGGTGTTGCGCGGCGAGGAGATCATCATTTCGCGGCATGGCAAACCGGTCGCCAAGCTCACAGGGCTCTCTGCACCTGAAAAGCGCGAGCTGGGCTTCTACCCTATCGTGTTCGAAAACGACCTCCTCGAGCCCACCGACGACGACATCATCGACGTTTTCTACAACACCTAA
- a CDS encoding type II toxin-antitoxin system VapC family toxin translates to MRLLLDTHALAWAVGAPQLLSRRALALLSEPQHTLLVSPVSLWEMSIKYRAGRWPEVAPFVDEQQYTAFAKRLGLEELPIRIPHARLAGQFDTEHKDPFDRLLAAQALLEGVPLVSKDPALSTFPVAIEW, encoded by the coding sequence ATGCGCCTGCTCCTCGATACCCATGCCCTCGCGTGGGCCGTCGGTGCACCGCAGCTACTCAGCCGGCGCGCTTTAGCGCTACTCAGCGAGCCTCAGCACACCTTGCTCGTGAGCCCTGTGAGCCTGTGGGAGATGAGCATCAAGTACCGTGCCGGCAGGTGGCCAGAGGTAGCCCCGTTCGTAGACGAACAACAGTACACGGCGTTCGCCAAACGGCTAGGGCTCGAGGAGCTCCCTATCCGCATCCCGCACGCGCGCCTGGCAGGACAGTTTGACACGGAGCACAAAGACCCCTTCGATCGCCTTTTAGCAGCTCAGGCGCTTCTGGAAGGGGTCCCCCTTGTCAGCAAAGATCCAGCGCTGTCCACCTTCCCCGTCGCAATCGAATGGTGA
- a CDS encoding HD-GYP domain-containing protein has protein sequence MSQAPSYLATDSSPASDQKEPRAQLIVALTQLALSAPDIPSAVLPALEALVSRTRAVGSAYFQVDGGLFKARSASGVMPQGPAMAAILAHGLPAETPLMRALERGALPLFFDDTSAAPEAAGFPELGIRSLAAAPVLSRDGALKGAFLMHTFEPHVWSPRECDLFGAVAGTLAALAARLVAEEQALLEKERALRAKEGAIKALGVAVESRDSEVKGHTDRVTELALRVREALALTPEERDALRWGAYLHDLGKVATPDAILHKPGRLSDEEWRTMRQHVTAGYRVAAQLEFLPRATLETVLHHHERWDGRGYPHGLQGAEIPLLARIFSVCDVYDALTSERPYKKAWSHEAALAEIRAQAGAQFDPQVVEAFAGLFDGDAT, from the coding sequence ATGTCCCAAGCGCCCTCTTACCTCGCCACCGACTCTTCGCCCGCTTCCGACCAAAAGGAGCCGAGAGCGCAGCTCATCGTCGCGCTGACGCAGCTCGCCCTCTCGGCCCCCGACATCCCGAGCGCGGTGTTGCCCGCGCTAGAGGCGCTCGTGTCGCGCACGCGGGCGGTGGGTTCGGCCTACTTCCAGGTGGACGGCGGCCTGTTCAAGGCGCGTTCGGCCTCCGGGGTGATGCCGCAGGGTCCGGCGATGGCGGCGATCTTGGCGCACGGGCTGCCCGCCGAGACCCCGCTTATGCGGGCGCTCGAAAGGGGCGCGCTGCCGCTCTTTTTCGACGACACGAGCGCCGCGCCGGAGGCCGCCGGCTTCCCCGAACTCGGTATCAGGAGCCTCGCCGCCGCCCCGGTGCTGAGCCGCGACGGGGCGCTCAAGGGCGCTTTTTTGATGCACACCTTTGAGCCGCACGTCTGGAGCCCGCGCGAGTGCGACCTCTTCGGGGCGGTCGCCGGGACGCTCGCGGCGCTCGCCGCGCGGCTCGTGGCCGAGGAGCAGGCGCTTCTGGAGAAGGAGCGGGCGCTGCGCGCCAAGGAGGGGGCCATCAAAGCGCTCGGCGTGGCGGTCGAGAGCCGCGATTCGGAGGTCAAGGGCCACACCGACCGCGTCACCGAGCTCGCCCTAAGGGTCAGGGAGGCGCTAGCGCTCACCCCGGAGGAACGCGACGCGCTGCGTTGGGGCGCCTACTTGCACGACCTCGGCAAGGTCGCGACGCCCGACGCGATCTTGCATAAGCCTGGACGCCTCTCCGACGAGGAGTGGAGGACGATGCGCCAGCACGTCACCGCGGGGTACCGCGTGGCGGCGCAGCTCGAGTTTTTGCCCCGCGCGACGCTCGAGACGGTTTTGCACCACCACGAGCGTTGGGACGGCCGCGGGTACCCGCACGGGCTGCAGGGCGCTGAGATCCCCCTGTTGGCCCGTATCTTTTCAGTCTGCGACGTCTACGACGCGCTCACCTCCGAACGACCCTACAAAAAAGCCTGGTCGCACGAGGCGGCGCTCGCGGAGATTCGGGCGCAGGCCGGGGCGCAGTTCGACCCCCAGGTGGTCGAGGCGTTCGCGGGGCTTTTCGACGGAGACGCAACGTAA